The sequence ACGCCTCCGCTGGGCAAAGTGACCGGCAACGTCACGTTGAACGGCCAACCGCTGGATGGCGCCACCGTCGAATTTATCCCGCAAGGAGGTCGTCCTTCGACCGGCTTTACCGACGCCAGCGGCAACTACACGTTGCTGTTCCGCGCTGATGCGCCCGGCGCCGTCATCGGCAAGCATTCGGTCCGCATCACGTCGCAGCGCGGTCGTAGCGGCGGCGAAGGGGGAGAACCTCTGGTCGAAGCCCGCGCGGAAACGGTCCCGTCGCAGTACAACGACAAAACGACCCTCGAAGTCGAAGTCACCTCGGGAAG is a genomic window of Blastopirellula sediminis containing:
- a CDS encoding DUF4198 domain-containing protein, translated to MKRAASLFLAAAVVVAAIGCGGDANTPPLGKVTGNVTLNGQPLDGATVEFIPQGGRPSTGFTDASGNYTLLFRADAPGAVIGKHSVRITSQRGRSGGEGGEPLVEARAETVPSQYNDKTTLEVEVTSGSNTFDFPLEGKRTGKASSGA